A stretch of the Bacillus sp. B-jedd genome encodes the following:
- the dusB gene encoding tRNA dihydrouridine synthase DusB, with translation MLKIGDIVMKNPVVLAPMAGVCNSAFRLTVKEFGAGLVCAEMVSDKGILFKNEKTMNMLYIDEREKPLSLQIFGGEKENLVEAARFVDQNTNADIIDINMGCPVPKITKCDAGARWLLDPDKIYEMVSAVVDAVEKPVTVKMRMGWDDEHVYAVENALAVERAGGKAIALHGRTRVQMYEGKANWDIIREVKQSVNIPIIGNGDVQTPQDAKRMLDETGVDGVMIGRAALGNPWMIYRTVKFLETGELMDEPTVREKIDVCILHLDRLIALKNEHIAVREMRKHAAWYLKGIKGNGKARNAVNECNTREELVALLNALATEAEEKESQAIVG, from the coding sequence ATGTTGAAAATTGGCGATATTGTCATGAAGAATCCCGTTGTCCTTGCGCCAATGGCAGGTGTTTGCAACTCGGCTTTCCGGCTCACCGTTAAGGAATTTGGCGCCGGCCTTGTTTGCGCCGAAATGGTAAGTGACAAAGGAATACTCTTCAAAAATGAAAAGACCATGAATATGTTATATATAGACGAGCGTGAAAAGCCGTTAAGCCTGCAGATTTTTGGCGGCGAAAAAGAAAATCTCGTCGAGGCTGCGCGGTTTGTTGACCAAAACACCAATGCGGATATTATCGATATCAATATGGGTTGTCCTGTTCCTAAAATCACAAAGTGTGATGCGGGAGCGCGCTGGCTGCTGGATCCCGATAAAATTTATGAAATGGTGTCCGCGGTCGTTGACGCTGTTGAAAAGCCAGTGACAGTGAAAATGAGGATGGGCTGGGATGACGAGCATGTTTATGCGGTCGAAAACGCCCTTGCGGTAGAACGTGCCGGCGGAAAAGCGATTGCGCTTCATGGCCGTACCCGCGTCCAAATGTACGAAGGAAAAGCAAACTGGGATATCATCCGTGAGGTAAAACAATCGGTGAACATCCCTATCATTGGAAACGGCGATGTCCAGACCCCGCAGGATGCCAAGCGAATGCTCGATGAAACCGGTGTTGATGGCGTGATGATTGGCCGCGCGGCACTGGGGAATCCTTGGATGATTTACCGGACAGTAAAATTCCTTGAAACTGGGGAATTGATGGACGAGCCGACAGTGCGTGAAAAAATTGATGTCTGCATTCTTCACCTTGACCGCCTGATTGCCCTTAAAAATGAACATATCGCCGTCAGGGAAATGCGCAAGCATGCGGCTTGGTATCTAAAAGGGATCAAAGGAAATGGGAAGGCGCGCAATGCTGTCAATGAGTGCAATACGAGGGAAGAACTTGTCGCCCTCCTGAACGCTCTTGCCACTGAGGCAGAAGAAAAGGAAAGCCAGGCCATCGTCGGATAG
- the lysS gene encoding lysine--tRNA ligase, whose protein sequence is MNHEELNDQLLVRREKMNEMRQKGIDPFGKKFTRNANAKELIETYNNLEKEELEAKEVSVSLAGRIMTKRGKGKAGFAHIKDLTGQIQIYVRKDEVGEDQYELFTSSDLGDIVGVTGTLFKTQVGELSIKVTDYTFLTKALRPLPDKFHGLKDVEQRYRQRYLDLIMSDESKATFIMRSLILQSMRRYLDDHGFLEVETPMMHSIAGGASARPFVTHHNALDMELFMRIAIELHLKRLIVGGLEKVYEIGRVFRNEGVSTRHNPEFTMIELYEAYADYEDIMSLTEQLIAHVAREVLGATVIQYGEYEVNLEPEWKRLHMVDAVKEHTGVDFWKEMTDEEARALAKEHGIEITEHMTYGHIVNEFFEQKVEEKLIQPTFIFGHPVEISPLAKKNEKDPRFTDRFELFIVAREHANAFTELNDPIDQRERFEAQLKEREQGNDEAHEMDEDFIEALEYGMPPTGGLGIGIDRLVMLLTNSPSIRDVLLFPLMRHR, encoded by the coding sequence ATGAATCATGAGGAACTAAATGACCAGCTCCTGGTCAGGCGTGAAAAAATGAATGAAATGCGGCAAAAGGGTATTGATCCTTTTGGCAAAAAGTTCACTCGCAATGCCAATGCCAAAGAGCTGATTGAAACCTATAATAACCTTGAGAAAGAAGAGCTTGAGGCAAAAGAGGTCTCTGTTTCCCTGGCGGGGAGGATTATGACAAAACGCGGCAAAGGTAAAGCGGGTTTTGCCCATATTAAGGATCTAACCGGCCAAATTCAAATTTATGTCCGTAAAGATGAAGTTGGGGAAGATCAGTATGAATTATTCACTTCTTCAGATCTTGGCGATATTGTCGGGGTAACAGGCACTCTTTTCAAAACGCAAGTAGGCGAACTGTCGATCAAGGTAACGGACTATACGTTCCTGACAAAAGCTCTTCGTCCGCTGCCTGATAAATTCCACGGGCTGAAGGATGTTGAACAGCGATACCGCCAGCGTTATTTAGACTTAATCATGAGCGACGAAAGCAAGGCGACCTTTATCATGCGGAGCCTTATTCTGCAATCCATGCGCCGTTATTTGGATGATCATGGGTTCCTTGAAGTGGAAACTCCGATGATGCATTCAATCGCCGGTGGTGCCTCAGCGCGCCCGTTCGTTACACATCATAATGCACTTGATATGGAATTGTTCATGAGGATTGCGATCGAACTCCATTTGAAGCGGCTGATCGTTGGCGGCCTTGAAAAGGTTTATGAAATTGGCCGTGTCTTCCGTAACGAAGGGGTTTCGACCAGGCATAACCCGGAGTTTACAATGATTGAGCTGTATGAAGCGTATGCCGACTACGAGGATATCATGTCGCTGACCGAGCAGCTTATCGCCCATGTTGCACGTGAAGTACTCGGCGCAACTGTCATCCAATACGGTGAGTATGAGGTTAACCTTGAGCCAGAATGGAAGAGGCTCCATATGGTCGATGCTGTTAAGGAGCATACCGGGGTAGATTTCTGGAAAGAGATGACGGACGAAGAAGCCCGGGCTCTTGCAAAGGAACATGGAATTGAAATTACCGAACATATGACATACGGCCATATCGTCAATGAGTTCTTTGAGCAAAAAGTGGAAGAGAAACTGATTCAGCCAACATTCATCTTTGGCCATCCGGTTGAAATCTCCCCTCTTGCTAAAAAGAACGAAAAAGACCCGCGCTTTACTGACCGATTTGAATTGTTCATTGTGGCGCGTGAGCACGCTAACGCGTTCACAGAGCTGAATGACCCGATTGATCAGAGAGAGCGTTTTGAAGCACAATTGAAGGAACGCGAGCAAGGAAATGATGAAGCCCATGAAATGGATGAGGACTTCATTGAAGCGTTGGAATACGGAATGCCTCCAACAGGCGGATTGGGGATTGGGATCGACAGGCTTGTCATGCTCCTGACCAACTCTCCTTCAATTAGAGATGTTCTGTTGTTCCCGTTAATGAGACATAGATAA